In the Campylobacter sp. RM6914 genome, one interval contains:
- a CDS encoding homoserine dehydrogenase: protein MRVAILGVGTVGEQVAKILIQNQKLITARSGKEITPVIGVVKNLNKKRDIGIPLTDDMDAVLKRDDIDVYVELMGGVDYPYRIISEILKRKKAVVTANKALLAYHRYELQNIAQDTPFGFEASVAGGIPIIKTLREGLSANHISSVKGIMNGTSNYILTSMMQGGASFERALKSAQELGYAEADPTFDVGGFDAAHKLLILSSIAYGVYGKPEDILIEGIESITKEDIFFAQDFEYIIKLLAIAKKVDDKVELRVHPALVAKDKMIAKVDGVMNGISVVGDAVGETMFYGPGAGGSATASAVISDLIDIARDVKSPMFGYKIPLELTPLELLAQDEIRTKYYFRLTVDDKMGVLAKITNIMSENNLSIDSFLQKPKLKGDENGVTLFFTTHTSLELDVKRVIEILTKQEFVKEKPFMIRIEG from the coding sequence ATGAGAGTAGCAATATTAGGCGTAGGAACCGTTGGCGAGCAAGTCGCTAAAATCCTAATCCAAAATCAAAAACTAATCACCGCTAGAAGCGGTAAAGAGATAACTCCTGTTATCGGTGTTGTTAAAAATTTAAATAAAAAACGCGACATTGGTATCCCGTTAACGGATGATATGGATGCTGTTTTAAAACGCGACGATATCGATGTTTATGTAGAGCTTATGGGTGGGGTGGACTATCCTTATCGTATCATAAGTGAAATTTTAAAACGTAAAAAAGCAGTAGTAACTGCTAATAAAGCCCTTCTTGCTTATCATAGATATGAGCTACAAAATATCGCGCAAGACACACCTTTTGGCTTTGAAGCAAGTGTCGCAGGCGGCATACCGATCATAAAAACCCTAAGAGAGGGGCTTAGTGCAAACCATATAAGCTCTGTAAAAGGCATAATGAACGGAACTAGCAACTACATCCTGACCTCCATGATGCAAGGCGGAGCCAGTTTCGAGCGAGCGCTTAAAAGTGCGCAAGAGTTAGGATATGCCGAGGCTGACCCGACATTTGACGTTGGCGGTTTTGACGCGGCGCACAAGCTACTCATACTTTCAAGCATAGCCTACGGTGTTTATGGAAAGCCCGAGGACATCTTGATAGAGGGTATAGAAAGCATCACAAAAGAGGACATTTTCTTCGCTCAAGACTTTGAATACATTATAAAACTCCTTGCTATCGCCAAAAAAGTGGATGACAAAGTTGAGCTTAGGGTTCATCCTGCTCTTGTAGCAAAAGATAAGATGATAGCTAAAGTCGATGGCGTAATGAACGGCATAAGTGTTGTGGGGGACGCGGTCGGTGAGACGATGTTTTATGGTCCTGGTGCTGGCGGCAGTGCGACGGCAAGTGCTGTTATAAGTGATCTTATCGATATAGCAAGAGATGTAAAATCTCCTATGTTTGGATACAAAATACCACTCGAGCTAACTCCTCTTGAGCTACTTGCGCAAGATGAAATCCGCACAAAATACTACTTTAGACTAACAGTCGATGACAAAATGGGTGTTTTGGCCAAGATAACAAATATCATGAGCGAGAACAACCTCTCTATAGATAGCTTCTTGCAAAAACCAAAGCTAAAGGGCGACGAAAACGGCGTAACGCTGTTTTTCACTACCCATACGAGCCTTGAACTCGATGTAAAGAGAGTTATTGAGATTTTAACCAAGCAAGAATTTGTTAAAGAAAAACCTTTTATGATAAGGATAGAGGGTTAA
- a CDS encoding substrate-binding domain-containing protein: protein MLWPIAAAATPEAMLAGYTPFKSDSLQVWSCGGLSEPFAQINAEYEARTGHNIQYTGAFAGALGKSLLALQGKTEVFGARVLELSQNLRKAGLSLRFRPLCFTDYVLVVPKGNPAGIRDLQDLAESGVRVMLPLRSSPPGSGPVKGILKKSGLAEPVMKNMVANGACVINMMCDLVDGKGDASIIEKRLTTHDRFKDKIEYMPIDERLIPPGPLTFTLNIMKYVKDEKLAEDFAEFVCSQDGQEIFDRHGFTSIHSARGLELIERFGVKDV from the coding sequence GTGCTATGGCCGATAGCTGCTGCTGCCACACCTGAAGCGATGCTTGCGGGCTACACACCGTTTAAGTCTGATTCGTTGCAGGTTTGGTCATGCGGGGGATTATCTGAACCTTTTGCACAAATAAATGCAGAGTATGAAGCCAGAACAGGTCATAACATCCAATACACCGGCGCCTTTGCAGGTGCGCTTGGAAAGTCGCTACTGGCCTTGCAAGGCAAGACGGAGGTCTTTGGTGCTCGTGTTTTGGAGTTGTCTCAAAATTTGCGCAAGGCAGGACTTAGCCTTCGTTTTAGACCGTTGTGTTTTACGGACTATGTTTTAGTTGTTCCAAAGGGAAATCCGGCCGGCATTCGTGATTTACAGGATCTAGCAGAGTCAGGTGTTAGGGTTATGTTGCCCTTAAGGTCTTCGCCTCCCGGTAGCGGACCTGTAAAAGGAATTTTGAAAAAATCCGGTCTTGCCGAGCCGGTTATGAAAAACATGGTTGCCAATGGAGCGTGTGTTATTAATATGATGTGCGATCTTGTAGACGGTAAGGGTGATGCGTCTATCATCGAAAAGCGCTTGACGACGCATGATAGATTTAAGGACAAGATCGAATACATGCCAATTGATGAGAGGCTTATCCCGCCAGGACCACTTACCTTTACGTTAAATATTATGAAGTACGTAAAAGACGAGAAGTTAGCCGAGGACTTTGCGGAATTTGTTTGTTCGCAAGATGGGCAAGAAATTTTTGATCGACACGGGTTTACGTCCATACATTCGGCAAGAGGACTTGAGCTTATAGAAAGGTTTGGTGTAAAAGATGTGTAG
- a CDS encoding 4Fe-4S binding protein, which produces MQLIFIGAIGQWAFYGIFRCPFIVPFVNCGSCPVVTCWGRITAIFFGFWLFIPVLVIFLGRAFCGWLCPGGFVNQMLGKFAVFKLKMKNNKKLRYAQIGMVISVLISLGVYFIWGNPRVMIPMRTSDEYLNAIIMSFKFSDWYWAARTAIVISLIVASLIIANLWCRFVCPTGGVMELLRKISIFRVYKTDACDHCNACLRKCEMGTRPDEINCTNCGDCLNVCHVDAIKFGRKKS; this is translated from the coding sequence GTGCAGCTGATTTTTATCGGTGCGATTGGACAATGGGCGTTTTATGGAATTTTTAGGTGTCCTTTCATCGTTCCTTTTGTTAATTGTGGGTCATGCCCTGTTGTTACGTGTTGGGGGCGGATCACGGCTATATTTTTTGGCTTTTGGTTGTTTATCCCCGTGTTGGTTATTTTCTTAGGTCGTGCTTTTTGCGGTTGGCTTTGCCCTGGTGGATTTGTTAACCAAATGCTTGGTAAATTTGCCGTCTTTAAGCTTAAGATGAAAAATAACAAGAAGTTAAGATATGCACAAATCGGCATGGTTATTTCTGTTTTAATTAGTCTTGGTGTGTATTTTATATGGGGCAACCCTCGCGTTATGATCCCTATGCGCACAAGTGATGAGTATCTTAATGCTATTATCATGTCTTTTAAATTTTCTGATTGGTATTGGGCGGCTCGCACGGCTATTGTCATATCCCTTATCGTCGCATCTTTAATCATCGCAAATTTATGGTGTCGTTTTGTCTGCCCTACTGGCGGAGTGATGGAATTATTGCGTAAAATTTCTATATTTCGTGTTTACAAGACCGATGCTTGCGATCACTGTAATGCCTGTTTGCGTAAGTGCGAAATGGGCACAAGACCCGATGAGATAAACTGCACAAACTGCGGTGATTGCCTAAATGTTTGTCATGTGGATGCTATTAAATTTGGGAGAAAAAAGAGTTAA
- a CDS encoding radical SAM protein, whose translation MNFYTNTILDNHPCFNKKASANYGRVHLPVAPNCNIQCNFCNRMYDCANENRPGVTGRVQSPDEAVEFVERLFKFRQDISVIGIAGPGDPMCDADKTLSTFEKCRSRFANTMLCLSTNGLALPEHVDDIVRLGVSHVTVTVNAVTPDIGSKVYAWVRYKNRSYYAKEGARILQECQDEGIRKLKEAGMIVKINTVAIPGVNMEHIPWIAKKAKDWQVDIMNCMAMIPVHDTPFANIQTPSREEIHHVRKSIGSTIR comes from the coding sequence ATGAATTTTTATACCAATACTATTTTGGATAATCATCCTTGTTTTAACAAAAAAGCATCTGCAAACTATGGGCGTGTACATCTTCCTGTGGCGCCAAATTGCAATATCCAATGTAATTTTTGCAACCGCATGTATGACTGTGCTAATGAAAATCGCCCTGGCGTAACAGGTAGAGTGCAAAGCCCTGACGAAGCCGTAGAGTTTGTGGAAAGGTTGTTTAAATTTAGACAAGATATCTCGGTTATCGGTATCGCAGGACCGGGTGATCCTATGTGTGATGCAGATAAGACATTATCAACCTTTGAAAAATGTCGCTCTCGTTTTGCCAATACTATGCTTTGCCTATCTACAAATGGTCTAGCTTTGCCTGAGCATGTGGATGATATCGTGCGTTTAGGGGTTAGTCATGTTACTGTAACGGTCAATGCCGTAACACCTGATATTGGCAGCAAGGTTTATGCGTGGGTGCGTTATAAAAATAGGAGCTATTACGCTAAAGAAGGTGCTAGGATACTTCAGGAGTGTCAAGATGAAGGGATACGTAAATTGAAGGAAGCCGGCATGATCGTTAAGATCAATACAGTGGCAATTCCAGGTGTTAATATGGAGCATATTCCTTGGATCGCGAAAAAGGCTAAGGATTGGCAGGTTGATATCATGAACTGCATGGCTATGATCCCTGTGCATGATACACCTTTTGCAAACATTCAAACGCCATCACGCGAAGAAATTCATCATGTGCGCAAGTCTATTGGCAGCACTATAAGGTAG
- a CDS encoding methionine ABC transporter ATP-binding protein, producing the protein MKDGEIYGLVERSGAGKSTLLRCMNGLEVFDEGELNIGGVDVNKLNKEELRKFRKGVGMIFQQTSILERKTVYENIAFPMQCWDVSKSEQDAKIRELVKLVELEDKLHVKAQNLSGGQKQRVAIARSLTLNPTILLCDEATSALDPNTTKNILALLSKINKQLNITIVVVTHEMSVVREICTKVAILEHGKIVQKGDPSDVFMSESEALNRLLGSTPYLLKEAAINLEIILNLGTQQATILSNLARDLNLNYEITDGKVEHFRTRSFTKMVLSFDEARLNQVKNYLDKNDISYKILSKEEL; encoded by the coding sequence ATAAAAGATGGTGAAATTTATGGGCTTGTTGAGCGAAGCGGTGCGGGCAAGAGTACTTTGCTTCGTTGCATGAACGGACTTGAGGTATTTGACGAGGGTGAGTTAAATATCGGTGGCGTGGATGTAAACAAGCTAAACAAAGAGGAGCTTAGGAAATTTCGTAAGGGCGTTGGGATGATATTTCAACAAACTTCGATATTGGAACGAAAAACTGTCTATGAAAACATCGCCTTTCCAATGCAGTGCTGGGATGTGTCAAAATCCGAACAAGATGCCAAGATACGCGAGCTTGTTAAGCTTGTGGAGCTTGAAGATAAGTTACATGTAAAAGCGCAAAATTTAAGTGGCGGGCAAAAGCAACGAGTGGCTATCGCTAGGTCGCTTACGCTTAATCCAACGATACTACTTTGCGACGAAGCTACTTCGGCACTTGATCCAAACACTACTAAAAATATCCTTGCACTACTTTCTAAGATAAACAAACAACTAAACATCACGATCGTAGTCGTTACTCACGAGATGTCTGTAGTGCGTGAAATTTGCACCAAAGTTGCAATTTTAGAGCATGGTAAAATCGTGCAAAAAGGCGATCCAAGCGATGTGTTTATGAGTGAGTCTGAAGCTTTAAATCGCTTGCTTGGAAGCACTCCTTATCTTTTAAAAGAGGCTGCTATAAATCTTGAAATAATCCTAAATTTAGGCACACAACAAGCCACTATACTGTCAAATTTGGCTAGAGATCTAAATTTAAACTACGAGATAACTGATGGCAAAGTAGAGCATTTTAGGACACGTTCGTTTACAAAGATGGTTCTTAGCTTTGATGAAGCTCGCTTAAATCAGGTAAAAAACTATCTAGACAAAAATGATATCAGCTATAAAATTTTATCTAAGGAGGAGTTATGA
- a CDS encoding ABC transporter permease subunit: protein MSKEDGLRPNKTLYTVLNGGISILRSFPFMILMVSIIPLTRIITGSSIGWVSALVLLTVASTPFMARMFENAIKEVNPALVDAAKSFGASDMQIIFRVVLVDALTALITGCVLSIIHVLNLTTVAGAIGAGGLGARLSVKQ, encoded by the coding sequence ATGTCAAAAGAGGATGGACTGCGCCCAAATAAGACGCTTTATACCGTTTTAAATGGAGGTATAAGCATCTTGCGTTCGTTTCCGTTTATGATACTTATGGTTTCTATCATCCCATTAACGCGTATTATAACAGGAAGTTCGATCGGCTGGGTATCCGCACTTGTGCTCTTAACGGTTGCTTCTACGCCGTTTATGGCGCGTATGTTTGAAAATGCGATAAAAGAGGTAAATCCTGCCCTTGTTGATGCGGCAAAATCTTTTGGCGCTTCTGATATGCAGATCATCTTTCGTGTGGTGCTAGTTGATGCACTCACGGCGTTAATAACCGGTTGCGTGCTATCTATCATACATGTATTAAATTTAACCACCGTTGCAGGCGCTATAGGTGCCGGCGGGCTAGGAGCAAGGCTATCAGTCAAACAATGA
- a CDS encoding MetQ/NlpA family ABC transporter substrate-binding protein yields MFFQKQILGIVLVGALFLVGCGSDKTSSAEKKSLTLAAASFNYDEVNSPVALDALKAKGYDVRVIVLEDATTMNEAAMNGDIDASLHQHKPWMESYNKSKKRDMVMLEPYVRYNVFGCYSMKFKNIADLPEGAHVIIPDDSSNTARALNLLEQEGLVDLRKDVSIPTALDITANPKNLKIETVIGNQIPKALPDVDMGCVAKMYQVNNNISPDTQIAVSKDMTKFAVGFVVTAQNKNAPWAKDLTDAYTSDAMQDEIHRIFKDSYKTGRDVK; encoded by the coding sequence ATGTTCTTTCAAAAACAAATTTTAGGCATAGTGTTAGTCGGCGCTTTATTTTTAGTTGGTTGCGGTAGCGACAAAACAAGCTCTGCAGAAAAAAAGAGCTTAACTCTAGCAGCCGCTAGTTTTAACTATGATGAGGTAAATAGCCCCGTAGCGCTTGATGCTTTAAAGGCAAAAGGCTATGATGTGAGAGTTATCGTGCTTGAAGATGCTACGACGATGAATGAAGCTGCGATGAATGGCGATATAGACGCATCGCTTCATCAGCACAAGCCGTGGATGGAGTCATATAATAAGTCTAAAAAGCGTGATATGGTTATGCTAGAACCTTATGTGCGCTACAATGTCTTTGGTTGTTATTCTATGAAATTTAAAAATATCGCCGATCTTCCCGAAGGTGCACACGTGATAATCCCTGATGACTCAAGCAACACGGCAAGGGCGTTAAATTTACTAGAACAAGAGGGGCTGGTGGATCTCAGAAAAGATGTTAGTATCCCAACAGCACTTGATATCACGGCAAATCCAAAAAATTTAAAGATAGAAACGGTGATAGGCAACCAAATTCCAAAAGCCTTGCCCGATGTGGATATGGGCTGTGTAGCCAAAATGTATCAAGTAAACAATAATATAAGCCCGGATACGCAAATCGCCGTAAGTAAGGACATGACTAAATTTGCCGTTGGTTTTGTCGTTACCGCGCAAAACAAAAACGCACCATGGGCAAAAGACCTAACAGACGCCTACACAAGCGACGCGATGCAAGATGAAATTCATAGGATTTTTAAAGATAGTTATAAAACAGGTAGGGATGTAAAATGA
- a CDS encoding enolase-like domain-containing protein: MKITKIDVFLINALAKDNPAWTPVGCRVYTDAGIYGDGEAALAYGFASNAAYGALIDLSKMIIGQDPLENEVLWENLYKGTFWAQNGGAVMFGAISALDVALWDIKAKFFNVPLYKLLGGKFRSSLRAYASQLQFGWCDKKLALSKPQEYYDVAKKAINEGYTAVKVDFFTFDEDGVG, translated from the coding sequence ATGAAAATCACAAAAATAGATGTCTTTTTGATAAATGCACTAGCCAAGGACAACCCGGCTTGGACACCGGTGGGTTGTAGAGTTTACACAGATGCCGGAATTTACGGCGACGGTGAGGCGGCGCTTGCTTACGGCTTTGCTTCAAATGCCGCTTACGGAGCGCTCATTGATCTATCTAAGATGATCATCGGGCAAGATCCGCTTGAAAACGAGGTCCTTTGGGAGAACCTTTACAAAGGCACGTTTTGGGCGCAAAACGGCGGAGCGGTAATGTTTGGTGCTATCTCCGCGCTTGACGTGGCGTTGTGGGATATAAAGGCAAAATTCTTTAATGTTCCGCTTTACAAGCTTTTAGGTGGTAAATTTCGCTCTAGTTTGCGCGCATATGCCTCTCAGCTTCAGTTTGGCTGGTGCGACAAGAAGCTAGCCTTGTCAAAACCGCAAGAGTATTACGATGTTGCAAAAAAGGCGATTAACGAGGGCTATACGGCGGTTAAGGTTGATTTTTTCACATTTGATGAGGATGGCGTAGGCTAA
- a CDS encoding enolase C-terminal domain-like protein produces MMECHSNIDAQGAVQLARAVEEYKIFLIEEPSTPTPDVNKFIASNINIPVAHGERIYTRWQYKAYFENHSISMIQPDIGTNGGITETKKVCDMAHAYDAGVQIHVCSSPLLTAAALHLETALPNFTIHEHHVYNLHEYNKALCKHDYQPINGFIAPPEISGIGNEWSEFAFQNAQITTIG; encoded by the coding sequence ATAATGGAGTGCCACTCAAACATAGATGCCCAAGGCGCCGTTCAACTAGCAAGAGCCGTAGAGGAGTATAAAATTTTCCTTATCGAAGAGCCGAGCACGCCAACGCCAGATGTTAATAAATTTATCGCTAGCAACATAAATATCCCTGTCGCACACGGCGAGCGGATCTATACAAGGTGGCAATACAAGGCGTATTTTGAAAATCACTCCATATCCATGATACAGCCCGATATCGGTACAAATGGCGGCATAACCGAGACTAAGAAGGTTTGTGATATGGCTCACGCTTATGATGCCGGAGTGCAAATTCATGTATGCTCTAGCCCGCTTCTAACGGCTGCGGCGCTTCATCTTGAGACGGCTTTGCCAAATTTCACCATCCACGAACACCATGTATATAACCTGCACGAATACAACAAGGCGCTTTGCAAGCACGACTATCAGCCCATTAACGGCTTCATCGCGCCACCTGAAATTTCTGGTATCGGCAACGAGTGGAGTGAATTTGCCTTTCAAAATGCCCAAATAACAACTATTGGTTAA
- a CDS encoding YraN family protein, which yields MGLVSYLFGKSSEDQACAYLSKMKFQILERNFRSKFGEIDIIAIDKEGILCFIEVKASSLKSNQMGNDAIYRLTPSKYSKILKAVDYYLLKNGADRDYEIDFIVINGKNIELIRNISL from the coding sequence TTGGGGCTTGTTTCATATCTTTTTGGAAAAAGCAGCGAAGATCAAGCATGTGCTTATCTTTCAAAGATGAAATTTCAAATTTTAGAGCGAAATTTTCGCTCTAAATTCGGTGAGATCGATATAATTGCAATTGATAAAGAGGGTATACTTTGTTTCATAGAAGTAAAGGCTAGCTCGCTAAAATCAAACCAAATGGGGAATGATGCGATATATAGATTAACACCGAGCAAATACTCTAAAATTTTAAAGGCGGTTGATTACTATCTACTTAAAAACGGTGCAGATAGGGACTACGAAATAGATTTTATAGTTATAAATGGTAAAAATATTGAACTAATAAGAAATATTAGTTTATAA
- the trxA gene encoding thioredoxin, giving the protein MGKYIELTTENFDVVKEGVALVDFWAPWCGPCRMLAPVIEELAEDFDGKAKICKVNTDEVQDLAVEYGIRSIPTMLFFKDGELVDQMVGAQSKQSITDKLNSLL; this is encoded by the coding sequence ATGGGAAAATACATAGAACTTACAACTGAAAATTTTGATGTTGTTAAAGAGGGCGTTGCGCTTGTTGACTTTTGGGCTCCATGGTGTGGACCTTGTCGTATGCTAGCTCCTGTGATCGAGGAACTTGCGGAAGATTTCGACGGCAAAGCAAAAATTTGCAAAGTAAATACCGATGAGGTTCAAGACCTGGCTGTTGAGTACGGTATCCGCTCTATCCCTACTATGCTTTTCTTTAAAGACGGCGAGCTAGTTGATCAAATGGTAGGCGCTCAGTCAAAACAAAGCATAACAGACAAACTAAATTCACTTCTTTAA